From Mumia sp. ZJ1417:
CACGGACGGCGTCTCGACCCTCACGGTCTATGAGCAGAACGGCGCGCTCGACGACAGCGCCACCGCGGGATTCCAGCACAGGAACGTCGCAGGGACGTCGGTGTGGGTCCGGCCGGGGACGCCGTCGGTCGCCACCTGGGACTCGCAGGGCATCGTCTTCACGGTCGTCACCGACGGCCCTGTCGACCGCCTCCGCGAGGCGTTCGACCACCTGCCTCAGCAGCCGCGTCGAGACGGCGCGCTCGACCGCGTCCGTACAGGGCTGGCCCGGCTCACGTCCTGGGTGACCCCGGGCGAGAGCCCGACGCGCTGATCAGGTCGCGTCGACGTCGAACGGCGGCGGCTCGCCCGGCTCGAGACGCTTCTGGGCCGGCGACGCCGTCGTTCCTGACGGGGCCGACGGGGTTGCCGACTCGTCGTCGTCGACTGCCCCTTTGACCATCTCGCGCGGGTCGAGGCCCTTGAGCTCGTCGCGCAGCGTCGTGAAGTCATCGCCCATCTCGCGCTGGAGGTCGGACTTCGCGTTGTCGGCCATCTGGCGGACCGTACGGACGAAGCGTCCGAGCTGCCGTGCAAAGTCGGGCAAGCGGTCGGGCCCGAACACCACGATCGCGACGATGGCGATCACGAGGATCTCCGCTACGCCGATGTCGCTGAACATGCGCGAAGCCTAGCCGCGATGAGGCGTACGGTCAGCGACCGGTCGGCGCGAGCCCGAGCTGCATGCCGGCAAGACCGCGTGTACGGCCCGACAATGTCGACGCGATCTGCGTGAGCGCCTTGCCTGCGGGGCTCTGCGGGGCCGAGTCGACGATCGGCACGCCGGCGTCTCCGCCGACCCGCATCTGCTCGTCGAGGGGGATCTGGCCGAGAAGCGGCACGTCGTACCCCAGGCGCTGGCTCAGCGTCGTGGCGACCTTCTGGCCGCCACCGGAGCCGAAGACCTCCATGCGCTCGCCGTTGGGGAGCTCGAGCCACGACATGTTCTCGACGACGCCGACGACGCGCTGGTGCATCATCGAGGCCATCGTGCCCGCGCGCTCGGCCACCGAGGCGGCGGCGTCCTGCGGGGTGGTGACGACGACGACCTCGGCGTTCGGCAGGTGCTGGCCGAGGCTGATCGCCATGTCACCGGTGCCCGGAGGCAGGTCCAGCAGCAGCGCGTCGAGGTCGCCCCAGTAGACGTCGGAGAGCATCTGGACAAGTGCGCGGTCGAGCATCGGGCCACGCCACGCGACGACCTGGTCCTTGCGGGGCTTGAGCATGCCGATGCTCATCACCAGCATCCCGCGGACCGGGACGGGCATGATCATGTCCTCGACCTGGGTCGGACGGGCGTCGCCGACGCCGAGCATGTCGGGGATCGAGTGGCCATAGATGTCGGCGTCCACGATGCCGACCTTGAGGCCCTGCGCAGCCAGCGCCGCGGCGAGGCTGACGGTGACCGAAGACTTGCCGACGCCGCCCTTGCCGGAGGCGATCGCGTACACCTTGGTGAGCGAGCCCGGTTTGGCGAAGGGGATCTCGCGCTGCGTCTGGCCGCCGCGCAGCACCTCTTGCAGGTTCTTGCGCTGCTCGTCGTTCATCACGCCCATGTCGACGACGACGTCGGTGACGCCGGCGACCTTCATGACCGCGGCGGTGACGTCACGCGTGAGGGTGTCCTTGAGCGGACAGCCGGCGACCGTGAGCAGCAGGTGCACGATGACGTTGCCGCCGTCGATGTCGACGCCTTCGACCATGCCGATCTCGGTGATCGGACGGCGGATCTCGGGGTCGTTGACGGTGGACAGCGCGTCGTTGACGGCGTCCGGGTTCACGACGGTCTCTACGGCCATGACATCGATGCTACGTGCGTGGGGGAAGTCACCTCGGCGTCGGGTCGACCTGGCCGTCGGCCTGCTCGTCCTCGGGCCCCGCGAGGCGCTCCTCGATGTCGCTGACCAGCCCGCGCAGCTCCGAGCGCATGAAGTCGCGCGTCGCCACCTCGCCCAGCGCCAGCCGCAGGCTCGCGACCTCGCGGGCGAGGAACTGCATATCGGCGTGCGCACGAGCGGTCTGCTCGCGGTCCTGCTCCTGGGTGACCCGGTCACGGGCCTCCTGCCGGTTCTGGGCGAGCAGGATGAGCGGGGCCGCGTACGAGGCCTGGAGCGACAGCATCAGCGTGAGGAAGATGAACGGGAACGGGTCGAAGCGCAGATCGTCGGGAGCCAGCGTGTTCCAGAGGAACCAGGCGGCGACGAAGACGGTCATCCAGGCGATGAACGTCGCCGTCCCCATGAACCGCGCGAAGCCCTCGGCGAACTTGCCGAACGACTCCGCGTCCATCCGGCGACGGCCCTCGCGCCGCCAGCCCCGGCCGGCCTCGCGGGGCTGGTCGAGACGGACGCGGCGGTCGTCGCGGTCGCTCATCGCGCCACCTCGGACTCGTGGTCGCGCCAGCCTTCGGGCAGCAGCTCGTCGAGGACGTCGTCGACGGTGATCGCGCCGACCAGGTGCTGGGACTCGTCGACGACCGGGCAGGCGACGAGGTTGTACGTGGCGAGGATGCGGGCGACCTCGTGCAAGGAGGTGTCGGGACGCGGCCAGTCGATGTCGTTGACGGCGATCGAACCGACCAGCGACGACGGGGGCTCGCGGAGCAGGTGCTGGAAGTGCACGATCCCGAGGAACCGCCCGGTCGGCGTCTCGACCGGAGGACGGGCGACGTACACGAGCGCGGCCAGCGACGGCGACAGCTCGGGCTCGCGGATGCGGGCCAGGCACTCGGCCAGCGTCGCGTCCGGCGGCAGGATCACGGCGTCGGAGGTCATCAGACCACCGGCCGTGCCCTCCTCGTAGACCATGAGGCGGCGTACGTCGTCGGCCTCCTCGGGCTCCATGAGCGCGAGGAGCTCCTCGGCCGTCGCGAGCGGGAGCTCGGCGATGACGTCGGCGGCGTCGTCGGGCGACATCTCCTCGAGGACGTCCGCGGCGCGCTCGGGATCGAGGCGTCCGAGGATCTCGACCTGGGCGACCTCGGGCATCTCCTCGAGGACGTCGGCGAGCCTCTCGTCGTCGAGCTCGGCGGCGATCTGCGTGCGGCGCTGGATCGGGAGCTCGCGCAGCGCGTTGGCGAGGTCAGCGGGGCGCATCGTGTCCATCGTCGCGAGCAGGTGAGTGGCCCCCTGGGACGGCTGCTCGCCCGCGAGGTCGGCCACGTCGTTCCAGGCCACGACGACCCCGTGGCCCCGGCGGCTGAACCTCTTGGAGCGCTCGCGGACCGCGACGTCGGTGAGATACCAGTCGTGGGTGCGGTCCTGCTCCATCGCGACGTCGTACACGATGCCCTCGAGCTCCTGCGACGGCACGCGGACCGTACGGTCGAACAGCTCGCCGAACACGAGCGTCTCGGTCTGGCGTTGCTCGAACCGCCGGAGGTTCAGCACGCCCGTCGTGATGATCTGGCCACCCTCGAGGGACGTCACGCGGGTCATCGGCAGGAACACGCGTCGACGGCCGAGCACCTCGATCACCAGCCCCAGCACTCGGGGGAGCCGGCCGGCGCTGCGCTGCGTGACGACGACGTCGCGCAGCTTGCCCACCTGGTCCCCCGCGGGGTCGAAGACGGCGTGCCCGGCCAGCCTGGCGAGGAAGATGCGGCTCGTCGAGGTCACGGGGTCAGCCTAGACCCGGAAGCCCCCTCACCCGCGCACGTACGACACCCCGCCACCGCAGTGCGGTGACGGGGCGTCGGATGCTGCCGGGTGAGCGCGAGATCAGCTCTTGCCGCTGGTGGTGAAGATACCGGCCGAGGTGGTGCGCGTTCCCTTGACGACGAAGCGGTACTTGTAGCGCTTCGAGCTGCGGAAGGAGTAGGTCACCTTGCCCTTGCGGTTGAGCTTGAGGGTCTTGACCTTCTTCCACTTGCCGCCGGCCTTGCGCTGCAGGACGACCTTGGTCTTGTAGCGGCCCCACTTGCCGTTGGTGTTGTACTTCTTCAGCGTGATCTTGGCGACCTTGCGGCTGGAGTTGGACCAGCTGCGGATGTTGCCCGACGCGCGGAGGTCGGACTTGATCGCGAAACCGCCGCCGGCGACGCTCGGATCGGTCGCCGTGTAGGTGTTCGTGCCGTCGTACCAGGTGACCCGGACGTTGGCGATGCGGAACGCGCCGCGGCCCCATCCGTTGCGGAACGAGAACGAGGTCTCGGCCCACGTGTAGCCCGAGGACGAGACGTACGCGATCTGGAGGTTGCTCTGCAGCTTGGTCGAGCCGCGGTAGACGTCGGCGTAGACCTTGGCGTTGCCGTACTGGCCCAGCAGGGCGCCGTTGACGACCTGGCCCACGGTGCCAACCTTGACGGTCTTGGTCGAGGCGTTGATCGCCGAGCCACCGTAGCTGTAGCCGACGTTGATCCGAGAGATGTCGAGCGGGCCTGCGGCCGACCGCGCGTTGGCCGACTGCGGGGTGATGTCGATCGCAGCGGACGCCGGCGCGAGCAGGGCGCCCGAGAAGACGAGCGCGGCGCCGGTCATGGTGACCGCGGCGCTCTTGAGGAGGGTCTTCACAGAGGGGGTGCCTTCCTGGGGCAAGACGAATAGTGCGACAGCAACATAACCCATGAAAGGTGCAGGTCGAACCCACTTCTTGGTGGTAGAGGCTTCAACGAGTGCGGGCGGAACCCAGGGGTTCGAGACGGACCACGACGGACTTCGATGTCGGGGTGTTGGAGCCGAGGGCGACGGAGTCGAGCGGGACGAGCGGGTTCGTCTCCGGGTAGTACGCCGCGGCGGTGCCACGCGGCACGTCGTACGCGACCGTCCTGAAGTCCGTGACGCGGCGGGTCGACCCGTCCGACCAGACCGAGACGACGTCGACGACCGCGCCGTCGTCCAGGGCCTGCGCGGCGAGGTCCTCGCGGTGCACGAACACCACTCGGCGACCACCCTCGATGCCGCGGTAGCGGTCGGACAGCCCATAGATCGTCGTGTTGAACTGGTCGTGGCTGCGCAGCGTCTGCAGGAGCAGGTGACCGTCGGGCACGTGCAGCACCTCGATCGGCGACACGGTGAGCACCGCAGCGCGCTCACGGGTCGCGAACGTCAGCGAGTCGCGCGGCGGGTGCGGCATGACGAAGCCGCCCTGACGCTCGGTGTTGACGTCGTACCCCGCACACCCCGGCACGACGCGCGCGATGTGCTGGCGCACCACGGTGTAGTCGTCGCGCATCTGCGCCCACGGGATCACCGGCGCCGACGCGCGGCGCGACAGCGTCTCCTCGGCCAGGTGCGAGACGATCGCCGTCTCGGACAGGAGCATCTCGCTTGCCGGCTCCAGGTTGCCGCGGGAGGAGTGCACGACCGACATCGAGTCCTCGACGGTCACGTGCTGTTCACCGGACGGCCGGCGGTCGATCTCGGTACGGCCGAGCGTCGGCAGGATCAGCGCGGTCCGCCCGCACACGAGGTGCGAGCGGTTGAGCTTGGTGGCGACGTGGACGGTCAGGTCGGTACGGCGCAGCGCGTCCGCGGTCACGTCGGTGTCCGGAGCGGCGTGGACGAAGTTGCCGCCGAGCGCGACGAAGACCGAGACCAGGCCGTCGCGCATCGCGCGGATGGTGTCGACGGTGTCGTAGCCGGGCTCGCGGGGCGGCGCGAAGTCGTACTCGGCCGCGAGCGCGTCGAGGAAGTGCTGCGGCGGGCGCTCCCAGATGCCCATGGAACGGTCGCCCTGGACGTTCGAGTGGCCGCGTACGGGGCAGAGCCCGGCGCCGCGCCGCCCGAGGTCGCCGCGGACGAGCGCGATGTTGACGACCTCCTTGATCGTGGCGACCGCGTTGCGGTGCTGGGTCAGACCCATCGCCCAGCACCAGATCGTCGCGTCCGACTCGCGCAGCATCTGGGCGGCCTCGGTGATCTGCGCGCGCGACAGGCCGGTCGCCACCTCGACGACGTCCCAGTCGACCGCGCTGACGTGCGCGGCCCACGCGGCGTACCCGGTCGTGTGCTGCGCGACGAACACATGGTCGATCGCGTCCCACTCCACGAGCAGCGCGCCGATCGCCTGGAGCAGCGCGAGGTCGCCGTTGACTCGTACGGGCAGGTGCAGGTCGGCCAGCGGCGTCCCGGAGCCGACGACACCACGGGGCTTCTGGGGGTTCTTGAAGGCGACCAGCCCGGTCTCGCGCAACGGGTTGATGCTGAGGATCTTGGCGCCACGCCGCTTGGCGGTCTCCAGGGCCGACAGCATGCGGGGATGGTTGGTGCCGGGGTTCTGGCCGGCGACCACGATCAGCTTCGCGTCGTACAGGTCGCGCAGCTGCACGCTGCCCTTGCCGATGCCGATCGTCTCGAGCAGCGCCACGCTCGTCGACTCGTGGCACATGTTGGAGCAGTCGGGGAGGTTGTTGGTGCCGAAGGCGCGGATGAAGAGCTGGTAGGAGTACGCGGCCTCGTTGGAGGCGCGCCCCGAGGTGTAGAACGCCGCCTGGTCGGGGGAGTCGAGCGCGTTCAGATGGTCGGCGACCAGCGCGAACGCGTCGTGCCAGCCGATCGGCTCGTAGTGCGTCGCGCCCGGGCGCTTCACCATCGGGTGCGTGAGGCGGCCCTGCTGACCCAGCCACAGCTCGTCGTGGGCGTCGAGGTCGGCGATCGAGTGGCGCGCGAAGAAGTCCGGCGTCGCGCGGGCCCGGGTGGCCTCCTCGGCGACCGCCTTTGCGCCGTTCTCGCAGAACTCCGCGACCGAGCGGTGCTCCGGGTCGGGCCACGCACAGCTCGGGCAGTCGAAGCCGCCGACCTGGTTGAGACGGCGCAGCGTCTTCGTCGCGCGGACCGGCCCCATGGCGCGGACGGCACGGTCGAGCGCGACGGCGACACCCGTGACCCCGGCGGCGGCGTGCTTGGGGTGGCTGACCTCCAGGTCTGGCTCGGGTGCCGGTGGCTCGCTCACGACTCGCTCCGGGGCGACAGGTGCGGGGCGCGGCGCTGGCGGTGGAGCGCGAACGGGCGCCCGCGGACCGTACGGGCAGGGGACTCGAGCGGCTGCTGGCGCTGGTCGGAGTGTCCGAGATGGCCGGGCGACGCGAGGAGGTCCGTCGGGCGGAGACGGACGACGACGCACTCGCGGGCCCAGCGCGCGACCGCCTCGTCGGGCTCGAAGAGGTTGAGCCGCTCCGAGGCCAGCAGCGCCGTCACCTCGACCCAGTCGGGGTGCTCCGGGTCGATGACCTCGATTGTCGCGCGGACCTGGGCGACCTGGGCGCGCGTCGACTTCGCCCGCAGGTCGAGCACGACGTCGGGCTGTTCTTTGATCCCCGGGAGCGGCTGCTCGTCACCACCGGCCACGACGCACGCCGCGTCCTCGAGCCACGCGTGCCAGACGGGGTGCCACGTGCCGTCGTACACGATCCACATCAGGCCCGACTTCTTGGCGACCTCGGCGACGAACGCCCTGCGAAAGAGGGCGTCGAACTCTTCGTCGGACGGCTCGGCGGGGTCCATGAGCGCCAGCATAGGCCTCTCTCCGCCGGGACACAGGGCTTCGACCCACGGGCCCGTACGGCAGCGCATACTGCGGACGTGAACGTCCTCCTGGCCACGGTCGCCGTGCTCGGCGTCTCCCTGTCCGGCCCCCTGATGGCCGGGACACAGGCGCCGGCGCTCGCGATCGCGTTCTGGCGCAACGCGCTGGCCGAGGTCGTCCTGCTCCCGGTGGCCGCCACCCGGAACCGGCGCGAGCTGCGGTCGCTGACCCGCGCCGACGTCCGAACCTGCGTCCTCGCGGGCGTGGCGCTGGCCGTGCACTTCGCGACGTGGGTCAGCGCGCTCAAGCTGACGTCCGTCGCCGCGGCGACGGCGCTGGTCTCGATGCAGGTCGGCTGGGTCGCGCTGATCGGACGGCTGCGCGGGACGCGCATCCCGCTCACCGTCGTCCTGGGGCTGCTGATCTCGTTCGGGGGCGTCCTCGTGATCACCGGAGTCGACCTGGCCCTCTCGCGGGACGCGCTGGTCGGCGACCTGCTGGCCGTGGTCGGCGGGCTCAGCGCCGCGATCTACACCGTGACGGGGGCGCGGGCGCGCGAGACGCTCACGACGACCTCGTACACGCTGCTCTGCTACGGCGTCTGCGCCGTCCTTCTCCTGGTGGCGTGCCTCGTCGGGGGAGTGCCGTTGACGGGGTTCGGGGCGGGAGCATGGGCCGGGATCATCGCGGTCACGGTCACCGCGCAGCTGCTCGGGCACTCGGTGATCAACCACCTGCTCGCTGTGATGAGCCCGATGCTCGTCTCGCTGCTCCTGCTGCTCGAGGTGCCCGGCGCTGCCCTGCTCGCGGCGGCGCTGCTCGGACAGGCGCCGGGGATGGGCGTTTACGTGGGGCTGGGACTGATCCTCGCCGGCC
This genomic window contains:
- a CDS encoding sec-independent translocase, which gives rise to MFSDIGVAEILVIAIVAIVVFGPDRLPDFARQLGRFVRTVRQMADNAKSDLQREMGDDFTTLRDELKGLDPREMVKGAVDDDESATPSAPSGTTASPAQKRLEPGEPPPFDVDAT
- a CDS encoding Mrp/NBP35 family ATP-binding protein; the encoded protein is MAVETVVNPDAVNDALSTVNDPEIRRPITEIGMVEGVDIDGGNVIVHLLLTVAGCPLKDTLTRDVTAAVMKVAGVTDVVVDMGVMNDEQRKNLQEVLRGGQTQREIPFAKPGSLTKVYAIASGKGGVGKSSVTVSLAAALAAQGLKVGIVDADIYGHSIPDMLGVGDARPTQVEDMIMPVPVRGMLVMSIGMLKPRKDQVVAWRGPMLDRALVQMLSDVYWGDLDALLLDLPPGTGDMAISLGQHLPNAEVVVVTTPQDAAASVAERAGTMASMMHQRVVGVVENMSWLELPNGERMEVFGSGGGQKVATTLSQRLGYDVPLLGQIPLDEQMRVGGDAGVPIVDSAPQSPAGKALTQIASTLSGRTRGLAGMQLGLAPTGR
- a CDS encoding DUF1003 domain-containing protein, with the protein product MSDRDDRRVRLDQPREAGRGWRREGRRRMDAESFGKFAEGFARFMGTATFIAWMTVFVAAWFLWNTLAPDDLRFDPFPFIFLTLMLSLQASYAAPLILLAQNRQEARDRVTQEQDREQTARAHADMQFLAREVASLRLALGEVATRDFMRSELRGLVSDIEERLAGPEDEQADGQVDPTPR
- a CDS encoding magnesium transporter MgtE N-terminal domain-containing protein, coding for MTSTSRIFLARLAGHAVFDPAGDQVGKLRDVVVTQRSAGRLPRVLGLVIEVLGRRRVFLPMTRVTSLEGGQIITTGVLNLRRFEQRQTETLVFGELFDRTVRVPSQELEGIVYDVAMEQDRTHDWYLTDVAVRERSKRFSRRGHGVVVAWNDVADLAGEQPSQGATHLLATMDTMRPADLANALRELPIQRRTQIAAELDDERLADVLEEMPEVAQVEILGRLDPERAADVLEEMSPDDAADVIAELPLATAEELLALMEPEEADDVRRLMVYEEGTAGGLMTSDAVILPPDATLAECLARIREPELSPSLAALVYVARPPVETPTGRFLGIVHFQHLLREPPSSLVGSIAVNDIDWPRPDTSLHEVARILATYNLVACPVVDESQHLVGAITVDDVLDELLPEGWRDHESEVAR
- a CDS encoding FdhF/YdeP family oxidoreductase produces the protein MSEPPAPEPDLEVSHPKHAAAGVTGVAVALDRAVRAMGPVRATKTLRRLNQVGGFDCPSCAWPDPEHRSVAEFCENGAKAVAEEATRARATPDFFARHSIADLDAHDELWLGQQGRLTHPMVKRPGATHYEPIGWHDAFALVADHLNALDSPDQAAFYTSGRASNEAAYSYQLFIRAFGTNNLPDCSNMCHESTSVALLETIGIGKGSVQLRDLYDAKLIVVAGQNPGTNHPRMLSALETAKRRGAKILSINPLRETGLVAFKNPQKPRGVVGSGTPLADLHLPVRVNGDLALLQAIGALLVEWDAIDHVFVAQHTTGYAAWAAHVSAVDWDVVEVATGLSRAQITEAAQMLRESDATIWCWAMGLTQHRNAVATIKEVVNIALVRGDLGRRGAGLCPVRGHSNVQGDRSMGIWERPPQHFLDALAAEYDFAPPREPGYDTVDTIRAMRDGLVSVFVALGGNFVHAAPDTDVTADALRRTDLTVHVATKLNRSHLVCGRTALILPTLGRTEIDRRPSGEQHVTVEDSMSVVHSSRGNLEPASEMLLSETAIVSHLAEETLSRRASAPVIPWAQMRDDYTVVRQHIARVVPGCAGYDVNTERQGGFVMPHPPRDSLTFATRERAAVLTVSPIEVLHVPDGHLLLQTLRSHDQFNTTIYGLSDRYRGIEGGRRVVFVHREDLAAQALDDGAVVDVVSVWSDGSTRRVTDFRTVAYDVPRGTAAAYYPETNPLVPLDSVALGSNTPTSKSVVVRLEPLGSARTR
- a CDS encoding DMT family transporter — its product is MNVLLATVAVLGVSLSGPLMAGTQAPALAIAFWRNALAEVVLLPVAATRNRRELRSLTRADVRTCVLAGVALAVHFATWVSALKLTSVAAATALVSMQVGWVALIGRLRGTRIPLTVVLGLLISFGGVLVITGVDLALSRDALVGDLLAVVGGLSAAIYTVTGARARETLTTTSYTLLCYGVCAVLLLVACLVGGVPLTGFGAGAWAGIIAVTVTAQLLGHSVINHLLAVMSPMLVSLLLLLEVPGAALLAAALLGQAPGMGVYVGLGLILAGLAVVVTRRPPRRTDVPDSD